Proteins encoded by one window of Haematobia irritans isolate KBUSLIRL chromosome 2, ASM5000362v1, whole genome shotgun sequence:
- the LOC142224468 gene encoding uncharacterized protein LOC142224468, whose amino-acid sequence MFQSFNLVVILSTTLLLQSTNSEIFNSWKNTLADNSTNWATILNVIYKEKPFESILVGMDQNARPDELWDTIFQYQKENITKLILTVENEDITSYKFHFNSNVLAVIIMRQEINEDLMETMAQALDYMRETRILIIAVNVENTEDFKAKGLELLEKYKITNVVLVIHSSLNASEIPREWWRIRPYLQYHWQLFSLCDGDHSEIYPHHWLNMANKTVITYPDQYPPNTIVYKDSAGDLRLTGYVALLVMEFAKHYNVHLQMFQTLEEEKFIHFTEITQMVDEGLLDIPMSTDGGGTGSWYNMSDAIEITEVAFMVPLSSQLTISEVFTLLLDGFFFASVLGFSFLLSFILTLGDYFFEDLLIPLNFLINSKVMPGILGQSFVERFTHIIGLRMVYFFIGFVGLNISTQFSANVNSFFTSPPYHGQLETYEDLEHSPVKILIEESDAAIMQDWLPYHPTIVTYTNNLSYFLNSRQNFVTAYGYVIQSNIWNIYNRRQQYYRHKAFHVPRGMIYLDMMIWGIRLQYNSPYKQALNEFIQNCHDSGLMSVWKSQTYLDMSKLKRVPLQDPHEESGPKVLEVKDFFWIWLLVVIGWLVSLLVFFLELFIDRWLE is encoded by the coding sequence ATGTTTCAATCATTTAACCTTGTGGTCATTTTGTCTACAACCCTTTTGCTTCAATCAACAAATTCTGAAATCTTCAATAGTTGGAAAAATACATTGGCTGATAACTCTACAAATTGGGCGACAATATTAAATGTTATATACAAAGAGAAACCATTTGAATCCATACTAGTTGGAATGGATCAGAATGCTAGACCAGATGAATTGTGGGATACAATCTTCCAATACCAAAAGGAGAATATCACCAAACTAATATTAACCGTGGAAAATGAAGACATCACAagttacaaatttcatttcaattcaaaTGTATTGGCTGTCATAATAATGAGGCAGGAAATTAATGAAGATCTAATGGAGACTATGGCTCAAGCCTTAGATTATATGCGTGAGACTAGAATTTTGATCATAGCTGTAAATGTAGAGAATACAGAAGATTTTAAAGCTAAAGGCCTGgaattattggaaaaatataaaatcaccAATGTTGTATTGGTAATTCATTCCTCTCTTAATGCTTCTGAAATTCCCAGAGAATGGTGGAGAATCCGACCCTATCTTCAATATCATTGGCAATTGTTTAGCCTTTGCGATGGGGATCACTCTGAAATCTATCCACATCATTGGCTTAATATGGCAAATAAAACGGTAATAACTTATCCTGATCAATATCCTCCCAATACCATAGTTTACAAAGATAGTGCAGGAGATCTGAGATTGACAGGCTATGTGGCTTTATTGGTTATGGAATTTGCCAAACATTACAATGTCCACTTGCAGATGTTTCAAACTCTGGAGGAGGAAAAATTCATACATTTTACTGAAATAACACAAATGGTAGACGAAGGTCTATTGGATATACCCATGTCAACGGATGGTGGAGGTACTGGATCCTGGTATAATATGTCCGATGCCATTGAAATAACTGAAGTTGCATTTATGGTCCCACTTTCTTCGCAATTGACCATAAGTGAGGTTTTCACTTTACTCTTGGATGGCTTCTTCTTTGCCTCTGTTCTCGGTTTCTCTTTCCTACTATCTTTCATACTTACCCTGGGGGATTATTTTTTCGAAGACCTGCTGATCCCCTTAAATTTCTTGATTAACTCCAAAGTAATGCCTGGAATTTTGGGTCAATCATTTGTGGAACGTTTTACTCATATCATTGGTTTAAGGATGGTGTATTTCTTTATTGGCTTTGTGGGCTTAAACATTTCCACTCAATTCTCagcaaatgtcaatagtttcttTACCTCACCTCCCTATCATGGGCAATTGGAGACCTATGAAGATCTGGAACACTCACCGGTGAAAATCCTCATTGAAGAATCTGATGCTGCCATAATGCAAGATTGGCTTCCATATCATCCCACTATAGTCACCTATACGAATAATTTGAGTTACTTTTTGAATTCACGTCAAAATTTCGTTACCGCCTATGGTTATGTGATTCAATCGAACATCTGGAATATCTATAATCGTAGACAGCAATATTATCGTCATAAAGCCTTTCATGTACCCCGTGGTATGATCTATTTGGATATGATGATTTGGGGTATACGTTTACAATACAATTCTCCCTATAAGCAAGCCCTTAATGAATTCATACAAAATTGTCATGATTCGGGTCTAATGAGTGTCTGGAAATCTCAAACTTATTTGGATATGTCAAAATTAAAACGTGTCCCTTTACAGGATCCCCACGAGGAGAGTGGTCCCAAAGTCTTGGAGGTTAAGGATTTCTTTTGGATTTGGTTATTGGTGGTTATCGGATGGCTAGTAAGTCTTTTGGTATTTTTCTTGGAGCTATTCATTGATCGATGGCTTGAATAA